From the Roseiconus lacunae genome, one window contains:
- a CDS encoding HAD family hydrolase, with product MTDIQFVYFDLGNILVSFDPRIAARNLGRLLGIDEAKAWEVLYASGLEERYEHGELTGAEFTQRLRAFATSEQSSITDQAILDAISDMFTPIESMVRLLQQTRQKIGKIGILSNTCEAHWDWIRRQNWAVSKVQVDVTILSCRVGAMKPAAAIYEVAEIQSGVAAEQILFIDDKPENVLAAVNRGWNAHCCLGGEPAFDVLSRELKLP from the coding sequence ATGACCGACATTCAATTTGTCTATTTCGATCTCGGCAATATCCTCGTTTCCTTTGATCCTAGAATCGCAGCGAGAAACCTAGGGCGGTTGCTTGGGATCGACGAGGCAAAGGCTTGGGAGGTCCTCTATGCCAGCGGGTTGGAAGAACGTTATGAACATGGGGAATTGACCGGTGCTGAATTTACACAGCGGCTTCGAGCGTTTGCAACGTCTGAGCAAAGCTCGATTACCGATCAGGCAATTCTGGATGCGATCAGTGACATGTTTACTCCCATCGAGTCGATGGTTCGCTTGCTGCAGCAGACACGCCAAAAGATTGGGAAGATTGGGATCCTTTCCAACACGTGCGAGGCGCATTGGGATTGGATTAGACGCCAGAATTGGGCTGTCTCGAAGGTTCAAGTTGACGTCACGATTCTTAGTTGTCGGGTTGGAGCGATGAAACCGGCCGCAGCGATTTACGAAGTGGCGGAAATTCAATCCGGCGTCGCGGCCGAGCAAATTTTATTCATTGATGACAAGCCGGAAAACGTCCTTGCTGCGGTGAATCGAGGATGGAACGCGCACTGTTGTCTTGGCGGGGAGCCTGCGTTTGACGTGCTTTCGCGTGAGCTGAAACTTCCCTGA
- a CDS encoding sulfatase family protein, whose translation MNRCLSIALLFWSVCSLTIADDRPNILWLTCEDNNVNWVGCYGNPHADTPNIDQLAKEGFQYMHCYANAPVCAPQRSTWITGVHAISMGTHPMRSRYPIPHDKIKYYPDLLKEAGYFVGNDRKTDYNIGGRDDGSPWDTKKTDWESLKNNQPFFMVINSTQSHESKAFGDVNQTKRDPQNVRLAKYHPDIPVIRKNYAHYHDAVKKMDSEIGTALKKLEESGLAENTIVIHNSDHGGVIARSKRYLFNSGTHCPLIIRIPEKFKHLRPGDPGSKVDDLVSFVDMPKTWLDLCGAEKPDYLQGKVFLGPNKEAREYHVSFRTRMDERCDNVRAVRDQRFLLIRNYMPYAPWGQHLNYLWRMEATQAWEAHHRAGKTDAITGRFFGTKPPMELYDTHQDPDNVHNLIDDPKYSDDVNRLSKALDQWQREIFDAGLLPESEVVRRSEQSGKTIYEMVRTKSLYDVEALQSAASTAVEQDPANLDQLYKNLDSDDDGVRYWGIVGLFNLQPKHEVDLNRVRACLEDSSHHVRVMAAWILYRDGDRQAAQKCWNELLESDSYASLKIFNVVDWIGDGIEPYRASMKKCNFSHNGYVDRMKEYMEIQ comes from the coding sequence ATGAATCGCTGCCTCTCAATTGCACTACTATTTTGGAGCGTTTGCTCGCTCACCATCGCCGATGATCGCCCCAATATTCTTTGGTTGACCTGCGAGGACAACAACGTCAATTGGGTCGGATGTTACGGCAATCCACACGCTGACACACCCAACATCGATCAGTTGGCGAAAGAAGGCTTTCAGTATATGCACTGTTATGCCAACGCCCCGGTCTGCGCGCCGCAACGCAGCACGTGGATTACGGGGGTCCATGCGATCTCGATGGGCACTCATCCGATGCGAAGTCGCTATCCGATTCCCCACGACAAGATCAAGTACTATCCAGATTTGTTGAAAGAGGCTGGCTACTTCGTCGGCAACGATCGTAAGACGGACTACAACATTGGTGGACGTGACGACGGCAGCCCATGGGATACGAAGAAAACCGACTGGGAATCGCTGAAGAACAACCAGCCGTTTTTCATGGTGATCAATAGCACGCAATCTCATGAATCAAAAGCATTCGGCGACGTCAATCAAACGAAGCGTGACCCACAAAACGTACGTTTAGCAAAGTATCACCCCGACATCCCGGTGATCCGCAAGAATTACGCACACTACCATGACGCCGTCAAAAAGATGGATTCGGAAATCGGTACCGCTCTGAAAAAACTTGAAGAGTCCGGTTTGGCAGAAAACACCATTGTGATTCACAATTCTGATCATGGTGGAGTCATCGCACGTAGCAAACGGTACTTGTTCAACAGCGGGACTCACTGCCCGTTGATCATTCGGATCCCCGAAAAGTTCAAGCATCTTCGTCCCGGAGACCCAGGTTCAAAAGTCGATGATTTAGTCAGTTTTGTTGACATGCCGAAAACCTGGTTGGACCTGTGCGGTGCCGAAAAGCCCGACTATCTACAGGGCAAGGTTTTTTTGGGACCTAATAAGGAGGCGCGCGAGTACCACGTTAGTTTTCGAACTCGTATGGATGAACGCTGTGACAATGTACGAGCTGTTCGCGATCAACGGTTTCTATTGATTCGAAATTACATGCCCTACGCGCCGTGGGGCCAGCATTTGAATTACTTGTGGCGAATGGAAGCGACCCAGGCTTGGGAGGCACATCATCGTGCCGGAAAAACGGACGCAATCACGGGCCGATTCTTTGGAACGAAACCACCGATGGAACTTTACGACACCCATCAAGATCCTGACAACGTTCACAACTTGATCGATGATCCGAAATACTCCGACGACGTCAATCGACTGTCGAAAGCTCTCGATCAATGGCAACGCGAGATTTTCGATGCCGGGCTGTTGCCGGAAAGCGAAGTGGTTCGTCGCAGTGAACAATCCGGCAAAACGATTTATGAAATGGTTCGCACCAAGTCACTTTACGATGTCGAGGCATTGCAAAGTGCCGCGTCGACAGCCGTCGAGCAAGACCCCGCAAATTTGGATCAACTCTACAAAAACCTCGATAGCGACGACGACGGAGTACGCTATTGGGGCATCGTCGGGCTGTTTAATCTGCAGCCGAAACATGAAGTTGACCTGAATCGGGTTCGGGCATGCCTCGAAGATTCGTCGCATCACGTCCGGGTGATGGCCGCGTGGATTTTGTACCGAGACGGCGACAGGCAGGCCGCGCAGAAGTGTTGGAACGAGTTGCTCGAAAGCGATTCCTATGCCTCGCTCAAAATTTTCAATGTGGTTGACTGGATCGGTGATGGAATTGAACCCTACCGAGCCTCAATGAAAAAATGCAATTTTAGCCACAATGGCTATGTTGATCGAATGAAGGAGTACATGGAGATCCAATAG